One segment of Pelecanus crispus isolate bPelCri1 chromosome 2, bPelCri1.pri, whole genome shotgun sequence DNA contains the following:
- the UBE2W gene encoding ubiquitin-conjugating enzyme E2 W yields the protein MASMQKRLQKELLALQNDPPPGMTLNEKSVQNSITQWIVDMEGAPGTLYEGEKFQLLFKFSSRYPFDSPQVMFTGDNIPVHPHVYSNGHICLSILTEDWSPALSVQSVCLSIISMLSSCKEKRRPPDNSFYVRTCNKNPKKTKWWYHDDTC from the exons AAACGGTTACAAAAAGAACTATTGGCATTGCAAAATGATCCGCCTCCAGGAATGACTCTAAATGAAAAGAGTGTACAAAATTCAATTACACA GTGGATTGTAGACATGGAAGGTGCTCCAGGAACACTATATGAAGGAGAGAAATTTCAGCTTCTATTTAAGTTCAGTAGTCGGTATCCTTTTGATTCGCCTCAG gtCATGTTTACCGGAGACAATATTCCTGTTCATCCTCATGTTTATAGCAATGGTCATATCTGTTTATCCATTCTAACAGAAGACTGGTCTCCAGCTCTATCAGTGCAATCTGTTTGTCTTAGCATTATTAGCATGCTTTCCAGCTGCAAAGAAAAg aGGCGACCTCCAGATAACTCATTTTATGTAAGAACGTGTAACAAGaatccaaagaaaacaaaatggtggTATCATG